A stretch of DNA from Oreochromis aureus strain Israel breed Guangdong linkage group 10, ZZ_aureus, whole genome shotgun sequence:
GCCTGACAGAAACCTCTTGAGATTTTCAATGTCACTGGCCTGATTAGACACACAATTTAAACAAAGACATATTAAGTGACTtgttttcaacaaaaaaaaaaaaaaacattacagagGTGCTACAGCTGTGTTTACTGCTTCtaccttcttctctctctcatcCTCCCTAAAGGCGTTCCTCCTCTTCATGAAGTAGGGCAGACGAAGAAAGtccatcacctctccctccccgtTGATCAGAGCACAGAATACTGGAGTATCTCTGCCAGAGTAAAGTTTATATACACGAAAATCTTACtacttttttttgtatatgCTATACTTAAATGTCTATGCTTTGCTGAACACACCAACAACTCAAGCTACTGATATATACACACCTGCTGGGCGCATAGGCTACACCAAGCACTCGGATGCCTTTTCCCTGATTCTCATCCATCAGATCATCATCTTCCTCAACCTGCTGATCTGGCCTGTACGGAGCCACTTTCAGCCAGTTATACAGTCGGCGACAGCAGGACTTCAATGAtaaatgggggggaaaaaaaggataaGTCATAATTAGTTTtcagattaaaaacacaaatagaTTTGAATTTACAACATCACCAATGTAGTCCAGCTTCTCAGACTGTGCTCTTTTGATTATCTGTGCAAGACTGATAGGAAATAATAGCACAAATGGAAGAACAGATCACGTCAATGTGATAGAAAATTACCCTGATAATGCTCTCTTTGGCCTCAGCGATCAGTTTGCTCTTAAGTTCCTTGGCCATCTGAGGGTAGAGGAACTGATTGAGAGCTCTTTCTATGGCTAAAGTTCGCTGCCTGTTCCACTCCTGCACCTGGTGACTGAACTCGTCCCTGTAGTAGAACTGTTTGATCTCGTCAAAGTACGTCTGGTCCCCTGCATACCTGTGGAGAAGCAcagaataaaaaatttaaaaaacgtGGACAAAGGGCAGAGTGTCTTAATATTTCCATTAATAATTCAAGAGCCTCATGTTTTCCTGACaaggatgagaaaaaaaagaacatgctACAGTCAGAAACCCAAGCAATTAGACTCAAGGGGCTTATCCTACTTTACTACTCTTTTATTGCAACATCCAAGCAACGTTTCTATGCAGGCGCTAAAAATGGGACAACAGTTAGTCACATCAGAGCCTGTGTTTGATGTCCAAAGGCCAAGCAATGTTCATTAATTACAAAACTGACAGGATTCGTAAGAACTCAGGATGTTTTATGATGATGCTTTTTTTATGATTCTCCTCAACTGGTGAAATAAATCTAAACATTAATGAGCTTAATCATCaagtagaaaacaaaaaacacatacacagtTACTCTTTCTTAAAGAGCTATTTCACACCATTGATAAAATTTGTTAAGAAACAAACAGTATTTTAAATGCAAAGGTGCCAGAGACTTTTGACCACGCTATACTGCACTCCTGTTTAATTTGCCCAGTGGGACTAATGTTAATAGGGGTGCTGCCTTGTGCTTAGTGGTTGAACTTTACACCAAACAGTTGTCATTAAACTACAAATATTTCAAACGATTAGCGTTTAAAGCACATTCCCAGGCGTTTCAGCTTCTGCAGCTAAGCACACCAGAATACTCCAAAGATTTTGATACATATGCACTAAAAATGTCACTCTACTTACCCTTTAACTCCTATAAGGTCTATGCAGATATCAATGGTAAGTAGCCCCTCATCCTCTGCAAGGCACATCTTCAAGAACTGATCCCCATTCAGTTCTTTTACAGGCTTGTTCTTAAGATACTTGAAAGAGTAGGCAAAGTGAGCTTCGTCTACCTCctacagggagaaagaaaggcagGGTTAGAAAGGGGACGGTTTATAGGTCTATTTTTTTGACCAAATTCTTTTAAATACATGTGTACCTTTTTGCCCTTTTTTGTAGGTTTGATGTTAACCTTGGCTCTCTCCTGAAAAGTCTGTCGGAGAACATGTCTGACCAGAGGTTCCCGAGCAATCTGCATGGCTACCATGTACCTAGTTCCCTCCAGCACTGTCTCTGGAGTAGAGAACTGACTGCAAACATAATCTTTGGCCAGCTCTACTGGCTCAGCAGGGAACTGCTCTGTCTCGTGACGTTGGTAACTGTCCCTCAGATTTTCTCCAAATTGCTCTGGAGTTAAACCAAACTTTTTAGCCAAGCCAtctgcagagagaaagaaagcagaaagGAGTTAGTAATCCTCCTTAACCACTGAGattacattttccaaagcagAAAGGGATACTAACCAAGTCCCACGCTCTGGCAGATGCTGTACATATCCCTACGGGATGCCAACTTGAGATCAGGTCCTttctgctcttcttcttcttctacctCTAATTCCTCCTCATCTCCTAAAGAGAGAGCCgtggtgaatttttttttttttaaataaagacaacACAAAGTTTCTttgtgaagatttttttttttttaatccacaaAATCTATGCATTATTTAATGAACCACATTTCGCTTACCATCCTCTGACACTTCTTTGATCTTCTTGAGCCTCTTCTTGTTGGCTTTGGCAGCGTTCTGCATCTTGGGGATGTCTCGTCCGTAGTAGAGCAAAAAGTGATTGTAGACATCACTCAGCTCTTCAAGAGTCTGTACATCTTTCAGCCtttaaaaaggacaaaacagaTTATCAGAggagaaattaaataaataaaagattacTTTTCTTGCCTACTTTTCACCAGTAGGCTCAGTAGTGCTATGAAGTCATACCTCTCCATGTCAGTAGTGTCCAGAGGACGAATACCATCAGCCAAAGGTTTGTCAGGGTCAGCAGAGATCTGCTCAAACTGATAGGACTGCATCTTCTGAAACAGACGCGTCAGGTTCTGCTTCCGGGTCTTCAGCTGAGTCCACTGGTGAGTGGAAGAGGGAAATATTAAAATCAAGAAACCagaaatgctttttttgttgtttttttttttttaaatgcagataCTGGAAGCAACATAAACGATTACTGATGGATTAGTCTGTATCCATTTCATATTTGACAAAGCAATTATACCTTTTCATCCCACTGCCACACTTTCCACAGGTCATTGATATTGAGCTCTGGTTCAACATATTCTTTTCTGTAGAAAGCTATAAAAGGAACCTGGGGAAAAAGATACAAGAACCCTTTACAGTGtcacatattttattcatattaaaATAACACTTACAAGCTCTTAGTATCTTGAAAAGAATGTGCAGCTCGCTTTACCTCAAACTGTTGATTCCTCATGAAGTTGAGGGCCTCTTTGATCTTGGCAATTGTGCTGGGACCTTTTCTGCTGAAGTTTGTGGTTGTGCCCCTGTCTAGGTAATCTGTGCTCTCCTGTTAAAGGcataaaaaatatttcagtGAGGCTTCAGGAAATTATGCATCTCTCATCTGAGTTCCTGTATGAAATATCTGCTGTTTTTTCCTCGtctcttaaggacatgactttcagacatTGTTAATCTGCTATAGACAGTTCTTCTGTCCTTCAGAACAAAAGGAACAAATGCCACAGCATGCTAAAATTTGCCAGATTTTCAGCTATAAGCTCTTTGGAAATCACCTTGGTGCAAAGATACTATTTCATGGCTGTTAAATTGTGAGGTTCAGCAAGGGAAATgagaacaaattatgtgtttgtgcaacagTCTTCTAGTAACAAAATGCCAGAaagtacaatttaaaattggctcTTTGCCAAGTTGTCTATTGTGTGTAGAATATCAGTTCACTCCTTGAGTTACgtgcctttttatgcttgaatgattcatagttcAGTGTTAAGTAGCTTAAACGAAAAAAACATTCCAGAAACTGCTAAGGTACAAGGGctggaaaataaaactaaaaaatgaGCGAAAAAGTAGTCAATGCCCAAAGAAAGGCTTTGAAAGATCTTCaggaaacctggagaactattgcacaagataaataaagaaatgagaagtggctcaagacttttgcacaatactgtatGTATGACACGGGGCAAGAAGGCTCTACCTGCATTGAGATTGTAAGAGTGGAAAACCCATGTCTGAAGATCCATTCTGCTTCCTCTTCCAGCTCATCATCCTCAGCAGGTTTGACAGGAATAGCTCGCAGCTAAAAGCCAGAAAACGGGCAGTCATGAAAGCAGGCTCAGATACGCACAGAATAAGTACGTTTACAATAAAttaaccccaaaacacacacctgGAACCGCTCAGGCATGTCTGTGGAGCGGATCTCATTGTCCTGGTCAGTCATGTGACTACTTTCGAGCTCACTTGGCTCGTAGATCTCAAAAATGCTTTTCCTCCCCAGCCTCCTCTTAGTTTGCTTCTTGGGTCGGTCCCAGCCCTCTTCATCTtgatcctcttcctcctcctcaccctGGTCATAGGCATCAGCATCAAAGTCAGCAAAGTCAAAGTCGCCACCGAAAATCTCCTGAGCCTCCTGGAGCGCTCtgtggagacagagagagagcttgtgactttttattttgtgtttagtttgATTAAATATTTCACACTGATTGACACTTGAGACAAAATAACTGAATGCAAAGGAAATAATAGAAAAGTGCATTACCCTGCACtgaattatgttttgttttttttagaaaggAATAAATCACCCAAAGATCTTCAGCATAAACTCCAACACTCACGCATCAGTGTATCCTGAGAACTTCTTGCCCCTCTTTTTGGTGATGGGCTGGCCATCATCATCCACAATGAAGTCATCGATATCTGTGGAAGAAAAGCACAAACTTACAACCCAACAGCCCAAACCAATCAAACAtctcaaataaaatgtgttaCTTTCTCATTATATTTTAAAACTCCAACCTGATTCTTCATCCTCTCCTTCTTCGTCATCATCAGGCTGTTGCAGAGGTTCATCAACAGCCTCGCCTTCCTCCAGCTCCCCCTCACCATCCGGATAAAAGATCTCATCTGCGATCAAGTCCTTCtcgtcatcatcttcatcatcatccagTGTTTTTACACGGTcatatttcttcttctgtgatTCAAGACAAGTCAGTTCAGGTGGATTCAACTCTTGTATTGAAATTAGATTTCagggtaaaaataaaaacatagacAGGAACTTACCCTCCTTTTCACTTTGACACCCAGGTTTTCCTCAATTAGGTCAAGGTCGTCATCATCCAGGTAGTCATCATAGCCTGCAAAGGTGAAAAGTCTTAAACAGAGGAAACAACTTCAAGCTACCACTGTAAAAGCATGTCTATTCCAGTGTTTAAATACAAGGTTGGAAATATTTGTTAAAGTAGATATAAAGATTTACTTGACACATTAACACCAGAGTCACTGAAAATCCCATTTTGTCACTTCCTATGAGAACTGCAAATAAATCATCTCTGTTAGACctttactttctttaaaaatagaCAACATGAATGTTAACTGTAAAGCACACCAGCAGAGAACTAGCATCGCATCAAACAACATCCGCCTGGGTTAACACTGGGATGCATCTGGATCCACAACATATGGAGCTAAATGTGAAAGATgcaacatgtggccaacagATGCCTGGAATCTGTTTAAGGTCAGCTCTCATTATTTAGAGATATATTTTCCCCTGACTTTAAATTCTACTGTTCAGACAATCTGCTGCAAAAATAAAGGCCATAACACTGAAAACTGCAACTACAGTATAAGAAAACAGTCATAAATTTCAATCTATTGCCTCATTAACTAAATCTGCATTATATTAGAAATACACTATTGACTGAGGTACCTGTAAAAATGCCAATATGAGGCTAATTTTCAGTTAAGATATGATAGAATATACTCTGTTTATCCTAGATTTGTAaaattttttacttttctgcCAGAGCAGGCATCAGAATTTCAGAGATTTAATATTATGCTAAGAACATAATTGAAAACGTTATATCTGAAAATCTATCAGTGCTCTCTGCTCAACCACCTAAGTAAAAGGTACCACTTTTCCAAAATTACAAACctcatttaacatttttgtaaCTACTTAATTTTTGCAGTAACCTTTAATATATTGGCATATTTGATGTCTACTCCTCAAGCAACTGAGCAAAATGACTCATAATCAATCAAGCAACATGTTTATACAGACTACATTTGGtctcaagaaagaaagaaagaaagaaagaaagaaagaaatttatAATAGGGCAGGAGTCTCAACTTATTACCATACAAAAGATATAGTCAAATGTTTTCACTTTTGAGGCCTTACTGCACCTATAACTCGAATCAGCATATCATTTGTTCTGATGTTAGTACTCTAGATTAACCTGTTAATGAAGCCGTAATATTGGGTAAATTTGTGTATTcgtggtaagaaaaaaaaaaactttcaaacTCTGTTGTGGGCAAAGTCACTAAACCTTTGACAGCACTTTTGAACAGACTTGATTAGTGATTTAATGCATACAGTTTTTCTGTCCTGGAAACCACTGGCATGAACGTTAAGACTCCACTAAACATACCATGTGGTGGCTGGCAAACAGCACCATATGATAAAACCAACATCACACCTGCTGTTGCAAGTCACCATTTCTAATGGTCATGCACCCCTCGATTTTTGTAACCTGATGCATAGTGCCACCACTGCTGGGTTGAGGACACATTGTCACagttttgcaattttttaaTGATGTATCAGTACAGAAGCTGAGAGTTGTTGCAACTACTTAAAAAGATAGATTTTCTGGAAAAACAGGCACTGCCTTTAATTCTCCTTTACATGGTAGAAGTACTGCCTGAGCGGCAACACCTATTATTCAGAAGAATACTGCAGCTGCTACCTGCGCTATAATGGCGAACATAGATGGATAAATGGATGCGATTGTGTCATGACCTTCTCAGCAGAGTGCAGAGTGACCAAAGCGGTGGGTATACTGTGGCCTTATGGTTCTCCTTCAATGCATTACTTATAGGATTCAAAATTACTGCTTAGTAGGGTACCAACATGGCTGCAAGACTGAAGTAACCACGATCATCTTCCACTCACTAATATTGTGTGATATGGCATAATAATGGGGCATGAGTGTTTTCACTCTATTGACTGGACAGGTTAAATAGATATATGTAATTAATCACACAGGTTTAACATTCCTTTAAAAACACCAGGTGAACTTACTGCGCTTTTTTTTATGTCGGCGCCTCACTTCCTCCTCTGAATCACTCCCCCCTCCACTTCcacttttttctgcttcttcctcctcttctacCTCTTCTCCATCGTCAATGAAGCCACGTAAATTCCCTTTCTCATCCTGGTCTTCTAGGTtatcctcttcttcctcttcatctgCTGAGAAATGACAGATGAGGGGTCCACATGCCATACAACTTCAACACACATTCCCAAAGTTAAAGAAATCAGATCTTACCATCTTCTTCCATAAATCTCTGGTTCTTCTTAGGTTTTAAGTCCTTCTCCTCAAACTCCTCCTCCGACTCTTCTGCCTCACTTTCAATAAAGTCCGACATGACTACTGTTCCTGagaaaaagtttaaaatgcTGTTAATAAAAATGTCATCAATCGGGCAATATTGGGTTCTCTCAAAATTCTCCTGACAAAAGCCAAATACACACAAATTTTACACTATACTGGATAACACTGTGCTAGAATAAGAACTTTAAAGGTTGCTTAACGTCCCTTTAAactattaaataataatttacatATGTCAATGTATTACCAAAGATGTTATAGCATCTCCTGTATTACATATAGATTATTCATCAGGTTATTACTGATTATTAATGAGTTTGTGATTAATATAACAATTTGATAGTAATGTATAATAGTGCTGTGCAGAAATTTTGATTCTTTACTTTCTttctcatttcttcatattctGTTAAAAAATtgttgcagtgatttattgagaGAAAtgtaaacatacatggaaatatttgatatgaccacctttattcttcaacacagccttgACTCTCTTACCCAAGCTTTCTTGAAATTTCTTTAaggaatagttttccaggctttctgaaggacattcaaagcttttatttgcatattggcttccttttgttctgttgtcTGTCACGATGCTCACACATTGCTTCAACAAcgttgaggtccaggctctggggatgCCAATCTATGACTGTTACCTGAATGTTGCTTCAGTGGGGAATCTGCATTGTTACTTAAAACATAATTGGAAATGCCTTTTAACCCTATGCCATAACTTTCCACGTAACCTGACTTTCACCTTCCAAGAAATGTAGCTACATGTCAGCTTGATGCAGCCCGCAATTATCACGGGCACAGAAGGCTGCAATGTGGGTTAAGAGGGGTTTTTGACATAGTTATGACATAGATTTCCTGCAGAAATCTAAAGTTGATTTAGACTTCTCTGTGAAATCTACGGAAACCCCTTTTAACCCTATGCTATAATATTCCACATAATCTGACTTACACCCCCTGAGAAATGTTACTACACGTCGAGTTTGATGCAGCCAGCAGCTATTGTGATTGTCAGTTCGATTCCGGCTACTTTTTCGCCgcacttttaaaaaagattatcagtgaaagaaataacaataattgccacagtataaagaataaaaatcagTATAAATATAAGGTCTCACAAATGTCAGCAGATTTCTGGAGGGAGATTGCTAAAACTACCTAAATGGACGTGATGGAATATACgaagaagtggaaaaacctGAGACACATATGTGTGcgtctgaagaaaaaaaattaaagaaaaaaagaccacAACAAAGGGTGGGGACCCAGAAGGTAAAAAACAAGTcccagtattttattttttttttctacaggcCTGCACCACGCAAGAAACACTACACGTTAATTAACATGTAACTACAGACAAGCATAAATGTGGGCAACAACATCAGACGCTTATGTGGGTTATGTCGTAGGCTTCACAAAGGCCACCTCTCTAAACCTGGCATGACAgagttccactgtgtgtttttctatccaggtatgtttTTACTGAATTGGCCGTGTGTTTTGAAATCATTGTcattctgaaaaattaaaaatcacatGCTTTTCTGATGATTTAGCTGATGTTTCAGCTAACCTGGCATTAATTTTCTGTAATCATAATTCGAtccattttgacaagatccccaacaacactggctgaaatgtaACCCCAAACCCTGACAGAgcttccactgtgttttatagATGGCTGTAGAGACGCACTGTTGTACCCCTCTCCTGACCTCCACCATTCATCTAGatatctttatatatattttaatttgaacaaaaaaaaaatctaattttgatTGATCACATCATAATCCCTACTGTCACTGATTTTTAGTCCAGTTTTATGTACTTCAGCATTCTACTGAGACAATTTCTGATGATGCTTTGGCATCATCTGAAGGTCCAGATGCATTTCTCATATCCTGTGTCAAGTGTTTGATGATTTTTCTTCTTACTTCTTGAAGACATGTCTTCCAGATATTGTTTATCTGTCCTCAACTATTTATGAATATACTACACACCATGCTGAGCTATGTgaagtataaagaaatgaggactTAGCTTCAGACTTCCACACAAAAGCGAAAGATTACACCTGAAAACGATGCCTTTTGAGAGCTTCATAAAAAATATGTGTGTTATGTTGACAAACAACGCCTAACGTTAACAGAGACAAAGGGTATACTTTTAGTCAACCCtctgaatgatttttttcctctaGCACTGTGTTATAATGCCAGAAAGACTTAACAAGCGGGCTTTAACAATGACTTCACCTAGTCATGTCGCAatgcgtacacacacacacacacatacaaaacactGGTCGTGATTACAGGACAAACAGCATACTTgctttaaatataatatttaaagtAAGTAATCCGGGTGAAATCTTCAAGTTAAAGAAGTAAAAGGCTGTTGTATAAACACTTTTTGTTAATAACGGTAGCTAAAGCTAACGTCTTCGCTAGCAACGAACGAGGCTAAACGACTATTAGCAATGCTAATAAACTAGAAAGGAACATTGCAGCTAGTACAACGGTGGCACGTTGTTGCTTTGAAACGTGTTAGCAATAAAAGGCCGTTTTACCTAAAGTAAATTCACCATTGCATAAATTAACCAAGGCCTCCAAACCAACTTCGCAGTTTAACGCTGGCTAGTTAACGCTTTAGCATATCGATGTGTTAGCCTGGCATTAGCTGGGAAGACAACAACAGCCATCAGCATTGGTACTAACTACTTGAAAAAGAAGACATCGCAGTGAAGACATAGCAGATAATCATGCTAAAAGACACTGACTTACACGTCTCAGTGGGGTAGCGTACTCCGAAGATATTAACGGTAACAACTCAGTTGTATTGTATGTTATATTTCGGAGCTTGCACTTGTAAAAATGGCCGAGAACGAGCAGCGTGATGACAATTCCGGGATGCAGTAAGGGAACTTCCAACCTCTTCCGATGCAAGGTAACGCCCCCTGCGGTTTACCTCGATTCTATACAAGCATAAACAactaaaataacacaataacacaATAGCACAATGACATCTTTTACTATCGTTAAGGTATTTTTCCTAGTATAAATATAATTTGAAATATAGCGCAGAGATGCCAAAAAATACGCTTAAATAACCCCAAAACCAAATAGGACCGTGCAGTTGCCGTTCCGAGCCGCTAGAGGCGCTGTCTCCTGAACTCAACACTGGCTTACGGTACGTTTTTAATGACGTAgcgaaaaataatgaaaatctcTGAGAAGGATCAGCGGCTGGATGTGCTTGGCTTTTTTACAAAGAAGGAATGGGTAAATTAAACTGTGATAGTATGCCACGCTTTCTACAGGCCATTTTGTTATTGCTTTCCTGTGTGTTTGGACTCTCCCTTGGCACGGAACTGAGCTTTGTGACCTGCGGATCAGTCATTAAACTGTTGAATTTAAAGCACAACGTGAGACTACACTCGCACGACGTACGCTACGGGTCCGGTAAGTTTGCTGTCAAAACTAATCTTTTCATTCATAAACACTCGTGTTTTTCAGTTAACAATAACTACAGTTATTTTCCTTCATGACTAAGTTTGCATTGGTGGATAAAAAATACAATTCTGACTTTTTAATGTTCAGCCATTAACTGTGTCAGTGTGAGTTTGTCATAATGTTCAACTTAACT
This window harbors:
- the supt6h gene encoding transcription elongation factor SPT6; translation: MSDFIESEAEESEEEFEEKDLKPKKNQRFMEEDDEEEEEDNLEDQDEKGNLRGFIDDGEEVEEEEEAEKSGSGGGSDSEEEVRRRHKKKRSYDDYLDDDDLDLIEENLGVKVKRRKKKYDRVKTLDDDEDDDEKDLIADEIFYPDGEGELEEGEAVDEPLQQPDDDEEGEDEESDIDDFIVDDDGQPITKKRGKKFSGYTDAALQEAQEIFGGDFDFADFDADAYDQGEEEEEDQDEEGWDRPKKQTKRRLGRKSIFEIYEPSELESSHMTDQDNEIRSTDMPERFQLRAIPVKPAEDDELEEEAEWIFRHGFSTLTISMQESTDYLDRGTTTNFSRKGPSTIAKIKEALNFMRNQQFEVPFIAFYRKEYVEPELNINDLWKVWQWDEKWTQLKTRKQNLTRLFQKMQSYQFEQISADPDKPLADGIRPLDTTDMERLKDVQTLEELSDVYNHFLLYYGRDIPKMQNAAKANKKRLKKIKEVSEDGDEEELEVEEEEEQKGPDLKLASRRDMYSICQSVGLDGLAKKFGLTPEQFGENLRDSYQRHETEQFPAEPVELAKDYVCSQFSTPETVLEGTRYMVAMQIAREPLVRHVLRQTFQERAKVNIKPTKKGKKEVDEAHFAYSFKYLKNKPVKELNGDQFLKMCLAEDEGLLTIDICIDLIGVKGYAGDQTYFDEIKQFYYRDEFSHQVQEWNRQRTLAIERALNQFLYPQMAKELKSKLIAEAKESIIRSCCRRLYNWLKVAPYRPDQQVEEDDDLMDENQGKGIRVLGVAYAPSRDTPVFCALINGEGEVMDFLRLPYFMKRRNAFREDEREKKASDIENLKRFLSGKKPHVVAVAGENRDAQMIMEDIKRTIGELEQESSLPAVGVELVDNELATLYMNSKKSETDFRDYPPLLRQAVSIARKIQDPLVEYAQVCSTDEDILCLKLHPLQVADGIYQHVDVREEGKENAFSLGHTLWINNEEFEDLDEITARYIQPMASFARDLLGHKYFQECNGGNREKMEELLIRTKREKPTFIPYFISACKDLPGKFILGYQPRGKPRIEYVTITPDGFRYRSQIFPTVNGLFRWFKDHYQEPVPGITPSNSSRTRTPASLNATPANINIADLTRAVNALPRNMTSQMFNAIAAVTGQGQNPNTTPAQWGSSQYGYGGSTGGGGSSSAYHVFATPQQPMATPMMTPSYSYTTPSQQALGTPQYPGSTPQSSHSHAHAHPHGSHMSHHGHHGHHSSHHGHSSGTPSSSTSSRGRTPQQQPKPSGSNSSAVDWGKMAEQWLKEKEAEGRKKAQRMTPRPSPSPMIESTPMSIAGDATPLLDEMDR